The Capsicum annuum cultivar UCD-10X-F1 chromosome 3, UCD10Xv1.1, whole genome shotgun sequence genomic sequence CACTTCCCTTTGCAAGCTGTTGTTATGCCTAGAACCGTTTGAAGTTCACATGAATATTGAATAGTAAAACTTACCCTTACATAACTAAATGGTTTTCTCTtgactacaacaacaataacatacaaaGTGTGGCCCTATAAGTGGGGTTCTGGggagggtaggatgtacgcagacTTTATACAATGACAAATGATGCTTCAGTTACTAAATGATAACAGATCAGACGTGACATTTTTTCAGGGCAGACAGTCTAGCCAACCTCCCTGATAAGGAGGTCATATCTAGAGCTCCATGCACATCAGGAAAAGAGAAGTCATAGCAAGAAAAAGCACCGGTGTAGTATCTTCTTGGTTCAAGAAAGTCATACCTGGATGACACAGGAAACGAGGTTTGATCTCTGTATCTCCGGGATTCCCACCACAGACATCTCTTTGGAAAAATAATCTTCTGTGTAGAGCCTGAACAGAAAAATCGAAAAGTCAACAATTATATTTCTTAAACGGAAAGGTAACTATAAACATCCCCAGGACTAGAGACAAATAAGGAATTCTCTACTTCCTATTTAAACTTAGACatagtcatttaaaaaaaaaattaaacataggTGAGTCTATTCACCAACTAAGATCTATGATGGAAAGTAGGGCGTCAATTCATCAAATTCACATAAAATGTTCTATAAACTAGTACTTACTCGGTTTAAAATCAAATGACATGGATTAAATTTACAATGACAAGAAAAATTTACAGTATTTCATTGAGTTGGGAGTTAGATATGTGAATTTTTTCACATGCAGAAAGATGAGATAATAGATCTTTATAGTTTATTAACATGATTAGCATAAAAATGACCCAGTacatgaataaaatatatttagtGTCAGCCATTGGAAGATTAATTAGGGACAAACGGGAGATATGATAGAACAATTTGGGACTTCGGGAGTGTTAAGCtttgaaaaaaatcaatcatAATGATATGTCTCCTTCAGTGGTGCTTCTAGGAGTAAGTTTCAGATTATAACGTGTGGCCAGTCACCAACCTAAAACACTTTCCTGGTCGAACTCTTCCAGCTCTACCAGCCCTTTGTCGAGCAGATGCCTTTGATATTGGTGCCACTACCAAATTCTCAATATCTGAAATCTGATTTAAAGCAGATCCAACATAAAAACACAATATCAGGAAAGACATGCATATATTGCATTATTTTGGCATGTATGGATTGAATTCCTTTTGGCATCTATAATGGCATTCTTTATGCATTAATTACCAGAAACTGAATCAACAAAACTGGGGAAAGCTCAATACAGAAGTATTGGATAGTATTCCTCAGAAGAAGCAAGAGTCCAACATATAGATCATATACTTGATAGCGACAGAGCCAAATTATCTTCCCATGTTTGTTCATTAAAGCATGTTTTGAGCATCCATGCTTACATTAAGCAAAGAGACCAATAGGAAGAATGAGGGGAGGCTTAGGGTTAAAATATTAAAGCTTATAGAACACAAGCTTATTATAAAAGTTCTACAAAGTCTCAGTCAGGAGTAATGGCACCTGGAAACAGGTAATGCGTGTAACATATGTCAATCCTGATTATGGTGCACAAAACCAGAATGACGACTCAGAAAACTGCTACTAAAAGAGGTCAAACATCGACGTGtgtagaaatttattttaataacaGCAGCAAGATCAGCCAAAACAAGCTGATCAGAAAGCATGGAAAAAGAGTCAAGTCAAACAGATAGAAAAAAGTACCGGGTTGTAAAAACGTTGTTTTGAGAACCCGCTATCAACAACATAGACAATACCCTGAAGAGAAAGAAACGCTTCAGCTAAGGAATATGATAAAGACAAACATAATAACATTTATGCCTCAAAAAATTTGACCACTGATGTCTCAGATTTATACCTCTAGAGTCAACGACGTCTCAGCAATATTTGTTGAAAATatcacttttctttttcctttgggAGTAGGGGAAAACACAAGGTCCTGTacaattgagaaaaaaattggtgaaaagtTCTACGAATCTTATCCTGAAAACTGCATGATGCATTACCCTACCTGATCTGCTCGAGGAAGTCCCGAGTATAGTGGCACAGTAACCAGTCCTGCAAGAAAAGTGAATTGGAAAAATTATGAAATCTatcctttatttcttttttctttgatttgatacAAGGCAATGTATTTATCTATAACCACTTTTCTATTATGTGTTAGCAATGCTATTATCACTTAGCAATGGTTAAGAATTATTTGCGACCTTGCTTCCCACTACTTTGCGCTTCTTCAGTAAGCAACTGTATTGCAGCATCAATATCATCTTGACCAGTGAGAAACACCAGAATATCTCCCATCCGTTCCTACAAGTATCAATGAAGAGCCATAAATAAAGTGTTTTATGTTAGTATATTATGAATCAAAGAAAGAAATGTAGAGAAATAGTTCATCATTGAGAACTAATCCCAACATTTTTCACATTTGAGCATTATGTAGCGAAATAGTACAACGAAGTCATCCTATAGAGTGTACCTGGTCATGGATCGACATCACTGTTGAAACAGCGGCCCAAACATAATCAGAAACGGGATCTTCAACATAAAATATCTCAACATTAAATCCCCTACCCTAGAAGGACAAAGTGAAAGAAGATGATACTTCAGTAAGGTTGCAAATCAACcaaagaaaatcataaacaaaATCCTCTACCCTAGACGTTCATAGAATATATAGTGATCCAATAGTCATGCTGCAATTTAAATAAGCGATCTAGTTAATAAACTTCATAGATTTTTGGTTGTGCAAACAAAGCAAACAGAAAAGAGAGATTGTCTCTCAAATCCATATACCTCAACTGACAGAATAGCAGGTTCTTTAATTGGTCCTTGCTCCTGCTCGCATCGTCTTCTGCTAATTTTTGGTCACATATAAAAGTTTTAGTGCATACTGTAAACCTAGACACTAAAAGAAGATACATAACTGTGAAAAGAATTTACTGCTTTTTAGAATGAAATAATATGATGCAAGCGAAAATTGTCATGTATACAAAGGGATCAAAGGCTGCTCGGAAGTTGAAACtcagaaaactagtgttactcaGAAGAGCATAGGAAAAATAAGGTATCCTATTTCGTGATACTGAAGTGTCAAATAAGAATTATGCAATTAACATTCCTTTAAGTAGTTCAAGTTTTCACCCAGGGTGTTGCCTAGTTGTCAATGAAGTGGAAGGAGAAACATAAGGTCTCAGATTTAAATCCCTGCGGAGACAAGacattaggtgatttcttcccatttgtCAAAGGCTTGGTGGACAAGGTTACCTGGTAtttgttgttggtgggaggtaaCTGGTATCCCAAGGAAATAATAGAGGTGAGTGCAAGCTGGCCCGGACATCACAATTATCAATATAAATAAGTAGTTCAAGGTTTTTTGTAGCTCTGGTAACTAATCAACCGCATGCTTCTTCAAAAGCCATTTCAATCGTTACCATAGAGTTTACGTCTTTGTTCTCAATAGCATGGATAAAATCCTATGTAAGCATTGCTCAGACAAAGGCAGGAAACATCATTCACTAATGTACCAACTAACTAGCACTATGACCCATTGAACTTCCTTTAACTAAATTTACACAAAAGGAGTGTGGTCGCAAATGAAGAAGTAAGTTGAGATCTCTTGAAATTAAGCTTCACAAGTTGAGATCACTTGAAATTAAGCTTCACAAGGACCACTATATCATTGTGTCAAACCAATACCAAGAGACAAGAGACAGGAACCAAAGGTGAGTGATAAAGCAAAAGTTAAATGACTATTCACATTATTTTAATTCTCGTCTTTGAGAGTAAGagtatttatttagttttaaccCCATTAAATATTCATCAATTAGCTCACAGAAACAACTAATCAaaaaagtacaacaacaacaacaacaaacccagtgtattcccacttagtggggtctggggggggtaagatgtacgcagtccatacctctacctctaatcAATAAAGTAATAAACAATAATTCTTGTTTCCAAAGTTTGCATAAGATCAGCTCAATCTTTATTCTTAGGATCGTCTTCTCTACTCAATTCAACAAAGGCTACAGCCAAAACTTGAGTATTGAAGAAAGAATTGCTAGCATGTGTTCAAACTCTTCCATACATTATCGAGCAACTCCAAGATGCCAGTCGCATACTTCACCCCTCTTAACCTCCTGGATAGAAAAGATCGCATACCTCAACTGTCCACAAAGACCACTTGGGCGAACCATCAGAGCTAATGATTTAATACTAAAAGGGAAGTGCACTGGAAACAATTTACTTAGATACGACCTGTTCTTGAACTTTCTGTTCCAAGAAAAGTTCACATCTTCCACTACATATTCAAAACAAGGCAAAGCACTAATCCCAACAAGGTGAAAAGTACATGATATATCCAATCAAAGAATACAACTCAATACAAAAAGCATAACCCAAAAGCATGCAGAAGATTCAGACTAGAATTTTTGAGGATAGAATTATAAAGCTTCGGTAAATACTCATCACAAGAAGAAACCAACCTGGTATTAAAGAAAGCAGCCATTGATTTTGCTTCAATCGTAGCTGATGATATTATAATACGCAGTTCAGGGCGACGCCTTTGAATCTAAATTTGCAGAAGCCATAGAAAAAGTTAACATTTTAAGAGACAAGAACTAAACTAAGGGCacttaaatgaaaagaaaatacaaagacCAGTACAGATTACTTCCTGATCGACCTTTTTCAGTAGTCCCAATAAGATGTCCGTTGAGAGAGACCTTTCATGAGCTTCATCTACCATAATCACACTGCATGATTAGAAAGACAAATCAGATACAATTTTCTCCAAACAGTACAGAAATTTTTAATATCTGCTAGAAGTAGAAAGTGGATTAATTTCATACGCACGTGTGATTTTTAGGAAAGAAATCAGACTACTTCAAAATTAAGACGGCTTTCAGGACAGGTGAGTGTTGTGAAAGgaaaaaagcataataaagaGACAAGTGCTTGAGCAATTCTAAGAGCAACCATCATGTGCATTATGAAAAAGATCCCCGAAATATAAAAAGTGTATGTCCACATACAAACATGTAACACAAGAAAgataatttaaaatacaaaaaagggTCATTTGGTCtaagaaattgaaatttttgCAATCAGGTGAGACATGTAAAAATAAACATGTTAATCAAGTCCAAAATAATATTGCTTTGtgaatttgataattttaagtttttttcagAATAGtgaacaattttcttatattaaatTTCTGATTTCCTATTACAAATCACTAACATTGTCATCCATAATGCTTCCTTAACAATTAATATATCACTTTGACAACTATGTTAATTGTTAAGTGTTGCCCTATCAAGATAGCACATCTGAGCACTCAGCACAAACTTTACCACCTTGGTTTTAGTAATAATGAGTGAACTAAGAGAGACGAACCCCTAAACCCTGCTGCACCTAGCTTCAGCTCTTAGCAATGCGCAGGATAGGCCTCTAACAACACAACTCCTACTAATGGCATCAATTTATCTTTGCACTTGCAAATTATAGGTCTAAAGTTAGCcataactataaaatacaaaaattcacCCCAACCAGAGCTTAATCTCAAGGAGTTCCCTGCGAGATAGAATCTAGACGATCAATCCCAATAGCATCTAGTTGCATTTTATGGAACCTCAACCTGGCTACATCATTTGTAGCTCTTGAATTGTGAGAAGAACAAACAAGATTCTAGACAATAGACACTTATACCACTGCAGGTCACATCTTAACTTTTGGATCAGTGTAAGAGCCCAACAACACATGCATGATAAACTGGATCAGTGACGCAACCAATGAAAAACTGTAATCCTTTTGtcccttttgttgaccaacttcCTAGTTTAGTACATTCTATAGCTTTGACCTCTTTCATAGAATGGCAAAATTTCCACTCCAACAATTCATACTAATACTTTTTTTGAAACGGTGGTACTCGGGCAGCCTGCCCCATCTCGACTATTTCATCGGGGACTTGCTACCTCCTACATACGTAAggggtaactctgtccaccaatgCTTGAAAGAACTAAGAACTCACCTAGCATTTTAATCTTTGCTAGAATTTGAACCTTGTCTCCCATGATTCTCACCCACTTCATTGACAACTAGGTCATGCCCTTGGATGAAACAATTCAAACTAATAAACATTGAAATGATTTACGCTATAATCTGTGCACTTTACATTAGTTCCAATTTGATGTGACATCTTATGGTccggcccttccccggacccctGCATAGCTGGAGCTTTAATGCAACAGGCaggccatttttttaaaaaaaattagtcatctctaccAAATACAATATACCAATAAACATTGAAATGATTGACACTTGAATTTCATGAAGCTCAAAAGTCAAGAACGAGGGCGTAAATAATAGAATGAAAGTAGTACTACATgatgaagaaaatagaaaaggagGCAGTCGAACCCTTCCAAGGCATAAACAGTACCTATACTTACTCAACAGAGGATCATCCATCATTTCCCTCAGCAGAACTCCATCAGTAAGAAATTTGACCCTAGTTAATTCCTGTAGTGCAAGAACACCACCATTACTATTCCAGGTCAACATTGTCACGCAGCACTAAAAAACTAAATTTCTTTCCTGGACAAAATATCATAAGACCTAACACCTTGAAATATGCAATCCCAGCAGATGTCAAAAGATTTATCTGCTCTTTTAGGAACTTATGAACTCTAAAAATACCTATAATGAAGCAAAAGATTATTTCCTTTATCCCAACAAAATGGTAAGTACAAAGAAAGAGCTCCCACCTCATTCGTGATATCTTCAAATCGAATAGTATAACCAACTTCCTCACCAAGTTTAACATCCATTTCTTCGGCAACTCTTGTAGCAACTGCCTGCACCATAATAGATTGAGACTTGAAAGATGCGTTTCAAAATAACTGAACCATAAGGAACATTGTGATCCAAAAGATTATGAGCAGGATGTTTGTGTTGATCTTCAATATCATATGTTTGGGCCAAGAAGATGTCAACAGTAGAAATTTTCGTTTTCGTGACCAAGAAAGTAGAGTAACTACAGAAAACTTTAACTGTATATACAAGTATCCAGGGGAGTCTCAAAAACAAAGTTACAAGTACAAATATATCTGTCCCTCACAAGCACCCATCCATACTACTTGCATTTACTCTTGATTTAGAAAGATACCAAGACAAACATATAAGAAGACACAGAAATTCACTTATTAAAGAGCATATAGAGGTCTGGAACTGAATACTGCACCTGGACGGCCAGTCTCCTTGGTTGAGTGCAAGCTATCATGCGCCCTCCCTCAGCCCAACCAGCTTCTTTCAGGTACTGCACACATCAAAATGTACCAAGTACCATTAAACTTCTCCAGTTACTAGAAGAGTTCAATTCTCTAAACAAACTAAAACGAGATGTTCATTCACATCTTCTAGACAAAGAATACAGATACTACAACTATGGCTCCACTTGACACTAATATGTTTCATAAAAAAACCGTTTTTTggtaaaattatttataatgtttggTTGCCAAAACAATTAGAGAATTTTAAACCAAGGGGAAAACAATTTACTGCATTATGAGGCTAAGTCGTTTTCTCCCTCTATATATCTCTTGCTCCTACCGACATATTACTTCCACTCTTCACAACTAAAAATTATTACTCCCtgtatctcaatttatatgactcGCTTTCCTTTTTAATCAGTCCCAAAAAGAACGACACGTTTCTACTTTAGTAACAATTTGACTTTAAAATgtccattttacccttaatggAATGATTTATAGTCATACAAATATCTATAACTTGTTTTAaaccacaagtttcaaaagtctttctttctttcttacacTTCATGTTGAATCAAACTAcctcacataaattgagatggagAGAGTAGTAAGTATCACATCACATGCTTCAAAAAAAACCTCCCCCAAAACCAAATATAAGGAAGTTTGTTAGAAAATTATATTGTGTAAAAAGAGTAAATCTTTTCTTGTGTATATAAGTTTTTGAATCCACTTGATATAAGTGAAGCTGTAGTGACAAAGATGCATTCATGCATATTCTTGAATCCTCTTATTAAAACCTTTTTCCAAGGCGAGTCAACTGACACCTACACTGTGTAGATAGgccaatctttttcttttttacgtACATATACTATTTGTTGAGATCTCATGGCTTCTTCGtgtattttcttctttatattttgaatcccaGATTAAATTCATAGCTCCGCCATAGTCCCGGATAATGGAAGAAGGGTGCTGATCAAATGCAAAATAGTCTAACTATTATGAAACATCTGAATACTAAAGATACAACTAATATCGAGGACTGTAGATTCATATAGCCGACCCCAACAAGTTCAAGACTGTCAAACATTTGATTAATCAGATATTCTACCAAGGAGGACATTTCACATcgtactaaaaatataaaaaatagaaaattaacatACAACAACGTACCAGTAAATTTCTACAAGTGAAGTCtgaggaggatagagtgtacacagaccttaccactacctcggagaggtagagaggctgtttccggaggaaaaaaaaaaaactttacatAAAACCAAGAACACTAACCTGAGGAATTTGGGTGGTTTTTCCACTTCCAGTTTCTCCAACAATAATGGTAGTAGCATGAGTCTCCACTGAGTAAAGAATAGCAGTTTTGTACTTGTACACAGGCAGCCTTTGCCTTTGCTTCTCTAAACTCCCATACCCAAATcttgaaatcacataaaattacataaataacaaCA encodes the following:
- the LOC107864357 gene encoding probable pre-mRNA-splicing factor ATP-dependent RNA helicase DEAH9 isoform X2, translated to MSQFWKPGSERPRLVDDEEGGVLLYATSSSSSSSGFGYGSLEKQRQRLPVYKYKTAILYSVETHATTIIVGETGSGKTTQIPQYLKEAGWAEGGRMIACTQPRRLAVQAVATRVAEEMDVKLGEEVGYTIRFEDITNEELTRVKFLTDGVLLREMMDDPLLSKYSVIMVDEAHERSLSTDILLGLLKKIQRRRPELRIIISSATIEAKSMAAFFNTRRRCEQEQGPIKEPAILSVEGRGFNVEIFYVEDPVSDYVWAAVSTVMSIHDQERMGDILVFLTGQDDIDAAIQLLTEEAQSSGKQGLVTVPLYSGLPRADQDLVFSPTPKGKRKVIFSTNIAETSLTLEGIVYVVDSGFSKQRFYNPISDIENLVVAPISKASARQRAGRAGRVRPGKCFRLYTEDYFSKEMSVVGIPEIQRSNLVSCVIQLKALGIDNILGFDWPASPSAESMIRALEVLYSLGVLDDDAKLTSPTGFQVAEIPLDPLISKMILASYEFGCSEEIITIAAVLSIQSIWIPVRGVQKQLDEAKLKFAAAEGDHVTFLNVYKGFIQSNKSSKWCHKNFINYHAMRKVIEVREQLKRITQRLGIGLKSCEGDIQAVRKAITAGFFANAARLEPFSHNGMYKTVRTSQEVYIHPSSVLFRVNPKFIVYHSLVSTDRQYMRNVITIDPSWLTEAAPHFYQKQLHSSVPQ
- the LOC107864357 gene encoding probable pre-mRNA-splicing factor ATP-dependent RNA helicase DEAH9 isoform X1 gives rise to the protein MSQFWKPGSERPRLVDDEEGGVLLYATSSSSSSSGFGYGSLEKQRQRLPVYKYKTAILYSVETHATTIIVGETGSGKTTQIPQYLKEAGWAEGGRMIACTQPRRLAVQAVATRVAEEMDVKLGEEVGYTIRFEDITNEELTRVKFLTDGVLLREMMDDPLLSKYSVIMVDEAHERSLSTDILLGLLKKIQRRRPELRIIISSATIEAKSMAAFFNTSRRRCEQEQGPIKEPAILSVEGRGFNVEIFYVEDPVSDYVWAAVSTVMSIHDQERMGDILVFLTGQDDIDAAIQLLTEEAQSSGKQGLVTVPLYSGLPRADQDLVFSPTPKGKRKVIFSTNIAETSLTLEGIVYVVDSGFSKQRFYNPISDIENLVVAPISKASARQRAGRAGRVRPGKCFRLYTEDYFSKEMSVVGIPEIQRSNLVSCVIQLKALGIDNILGFDWPASPSAESMIRALEVLYSLGVLDDDAKLTSPTGFQVAEIPLDPLISKMILASYEFGCSEEIITIAAVLSIQSIWIPVRGVQKQLDEAKLKFAAAEGDHVTFLNVYKGFIQSNKSSKWCHKNFINYHAMRKVIEVREQLKRITQRLGIGLKSCEGDIQAVRKAITAGFFANAARLEPFSHNGMYKTVRTSQEVYIHPSSVLFRVNPKFIVYHSLVSTDRQYMRNVITIDPSWLTEAAPHFYQKQLHSSVPQ